The genomic interval CGGATCACCTCGCGCATCACCCGCTCGTGTATCGCGCCTGAGACCACGGGCGCAGGCGAGTAGGCGCCCATGCCGCCGGTGTTGGGACCGCGGTCACCGTCGCCGACGCGCTTGTGGTCCTGGGAGGTGGCGAGCGCGAGCGCGTGCTCGCCGTCCGCCATCACGATGAAGCTGGCTTCCTCGCCCTGCAGGAACTCCTCGATCACCACGCGGCTGCCGGCGCTGCCGAAGGCGTTGCCCGCGAGCATGTCGCGCACCGCGGCTTCCGCCTCCGCGGGCGTCGCCGCCACCACCACGCCCTTGCCGGCGGCGAGGCCGTCGGCCTTCACCACGATCGGCGTGCCTTTCTCCTGCAGGTAGGCGAGTGCGGGCTCCACCTGGGTGAAGCTCTGGTACTCGGCGGTGGGGATGTGGTGGCGCTTCAGGAAATCCTTGCTGAAGACCTTGGAGCCCTCCAGGCGCGCCGCCATGCGGCTCGGGCCGAAGCACTTGAGGCCCGCCTGGGTGAACACGTCGACGACGCCCAGCACCAGGGGCTGCTCCGGACCCACCACCGTGAGCCCTACGCCCTGGCCGAGCGCGAAGTCCAGGAGGCCGCGCACGTCGTCGGCCTTGATGCGCACGTTCTCGCACTTCTTCTCGTGGGCGGTGCCGGCGTTGCCCGGCGCCACGTAGACCTTCTCCACCTGGGGGGACTGGGCCAGTTTCCAGGCCAGGGCATGCTCGCGGCCGCCGCCGCCGATGACGAGGACTTTCATGTCAGTGCCGGAAATGCCTGAAGCCGGTGAAAACCATCGCTATCTTAAGCTCGTCGGCGGCAGCGATCACTTCCTTGTCCCGCATCGAGCCGCCGGGCTGCACGATGCAGCTCACGCCGGTGTGGGATGCCGCGCCCACGCTGTCGCGGAAGGGCAGGAAGGCGTCGGAAGCCATCACGCAGCCCTTCACCTCGAACTTGGCCTCGCCCGCCTTCAGGGCGGCGATGCGCGCGCTCATGATGCGGCTCGGCTGGCCGGCGCCTATCCCGAGGGTCAGGCCGTCCCGCGCATACACGATCGCGTTGGACTTCACGTGCTTCACCACGCGCCAGGCGAAGGCGAGATCCTTGAGCTGCTGCGCGGTGGGCGCGAGCTGCGTCACCACCTTGAACTCCGGCAGGGTAGTGGCCGCGTCCAGGTCCTGGATCAGGAGGCCGCCGCTCACGCGCTTGTAGTCCAGTGTGGGCATGCCGCCCGCGGCCGGCATGCCGATGGCGAGCGCCCGCACGTTGGGCTTGGCGGCCAGGGCCGCCAGGGCTTCGGGGCCGATCTCCGGCGCCACCACCACTTCCACGAACTGGTTCGCCAGGATCTTCTGCGCCGCCGCCGCATCCAGCGGGCGGTTGAAGGCGATGATGCCGCCGAAGGCCGAATCCCGGTCCACGCTGTAGGCCCGCTCGTAGGCTTCGAGGCACGTTGCGCCCAGGGCCACGCCGCAGGGGTTCGCGTGCTTCACGATCACGCAGGCGGGCGTGTCGAAGGAGAGCACTGCGTTCCAGGCCGCGTCCGCGTCGGCCAGGTTGTTGAAGGAGAGTTCCTTGCCCTGCAGCTGGCGCGCCGCCGCAAGGGTACCGGGCGCCGGGTCCCGCTCGGCGTAGAAGGCAGCCTGCTGGTGCGGGTTCTCGCCGTAGCGCAGGTCGTAGCGCTTGTGGAATTGGGCCGTGAAAGTGGCGGGGAAGGGCGCGGGCTTGCCGTCCTTGAGGCCGGTCAGGTAGTTCGCGATGGCGCCGTCATAGGCCGCCGTGTGGGCGAAGGCCTTGGCGGCCAGCTCCGCGCGCAGCGCGTCGCCCACCGCGCCCTTGCCTGCCTTCATCTCTTCCAGCACCCGGCCGTAGTCGGCGCTGTCCACCAGCACCGTCACGGCGGCGTGGTTTTTGGCGGCAGACCGCACCATGGCCGGGCCGCCGATATCGATATTCTCGATGGCGTCCTGGAAGCTCGCCCCAGGTTTGGCCACGGTGGCCTCGAAGGGATAGAGGTTCACCGCCAGCAGGTCGATGGGCGCGATGCCGTGCTCGCTCATGACCGCATCATCTATACCGCGCCGGCCCAGGAGGCCGCCGTGCACCTTCGGGTGCAGCGTCTTCACCCGGCCGTCCATCATCTCCGGGAAGCCCGTATGCTCGGACACGTCCTTCACCTTGAGGCCGCTGTCCCGGAGGAGCTTCGCGGTGCCGCCGGTGGAGAGGAGTTCCACGCCCATGCCGGCGAGGGCCTTCGCGAAATCCACGATGCCGGTCTTGTCGGAGACACTGATTAACGCACGCTTGACCGGCACCGGTGTATACCTCTTAAAAACGCGTCTTTTGTTTCCTGGCGGCGTTGCGAATGTCCTCGTAATCCTCACGTACCTAAGAGTACGCTCCGGTTACTCGGCCATTCGCGCCTTGCCAGTAACCAAAATCCGCTGCTTTTAAGAGGTGTACGAGAGACTCAGCTGCAGGAGCTTAAGAGTTAATCTTATATTTCCGCAGCTTCTTCCTGAGAGTGCTGCGGTTCAGTCCCAGGATCGCCGCCGCGCGCGACTGGTTGCCGCGGGTGTACTCCATGAGCGTCAGCAGCAAGGGCTG from Gammaproteobacteria bacterium carries:
- the purD gene encoding phosphoribosylamine--glycine ligase, with the protein product MKVLVIGGGGREHALAWKLAQSPQVEKVYVAPGNAGTAHEKKCENVRIKADDVRGLLDFALGQGVGLTVVGPEQPLVLGVVDVFTQAGLKCFGPSRMAARLEGSKVFSKDFLKRHHIPTAEYQSFTQVEPALAYLQEKGTPIVVKADGLAAGKGVVVAATPAEAEAAVRDMLAGNAFGSAGSRVVIEEFLQGEEASFIVMADGEHALALATSQDHKRVGDGDRGPNTGGMGAYSPAPVVSGAIHERVMREVIRPTIKGMAAEGSPYTGFLYAGLMIDAQGNPKVLEFNCRFGDPETQPIMMRLKSDLVSLCDAALEHKLNKVNAEWDGRAAVGVVLAAEGYPGDYRKGDVVLGLPQFPSDHVKVFHAGTAEEDGKVVTSGGRVMTVTALGDTVADARLRAYHIAESIRWPGRFFRKDIGWRAVEREERGENPRIGVQFDASWPNRR
- the purH gene encoding bifunctional phosphoribosylaminoimidazolecarboxamide formyltransferase/IMP cyclohydrolase: MPVKRALISVSDKTGIVDFAKALAGMGVELLSTGGTAKLLRDSGLKVKDVSEHTGFPEMMDGRVKTLHPKVHGGLLGRRGIDDAVMSEHGIAPIDLLAVNLYPFEATVAKPGASFQDAIENIDIGGPAMVRSAAKNHAAVTVLVDSADYGRVLEEMKAGKGAVGDALRAELAAKAFAHTAAYDGAIANYLTGLKDGKPAPFPATFTAQFHKRYDLRYGENPHQQAAFYAERDPAPGTLAAARQLQGKELSFNNLADADAAWNAVLSFDTPACVIVKHANPCGVALGATCLEAYERAYSVDRDSAFGGIIAFNRPLDAAAAQKILANQFVEVVVAPEIGPEALAALAAKPNVRALAIGMPAAGGMPTLDYKRVSGGLLIQDLDAATTLPEFKVVTQLAPTAQQLKDLAFAWRVVKHVKSNAIVYARDGLTLGIGAGQPSRIMSARIAALKAGEAKFEVKGCVMASDAFLPFRDSVGAASHTGVSCIVQPGGSMRDKEVIAAADELKIAMVFTGFRHFRH